From a single Paenibacillus sp. FSL R5-0345 genomic region:
- a CDS encoding type II restriction endonuclease — MERKDKRIKRLFACGLGVKIKYYAARLLHNSKEETIMFKFIDLFAGIGGIRIAFEKQGGKCVFSSEWDQKAQETYEANFGYRPVGDIRDVSSEQIPDHDILLAGFPCQPFSLAGVSKKNSLGRSHGFADETQGTLFFEIARIIRAKRPKAFLLENVKNLRSHDDNKTFRTIMRVLQKELGYKVYDAILDAKGLVPQHRERIYLVGFLDPIAFEFPTLPEQGPPVSSILEQQVDEKYTLTDNLWKYLQSYAEKHQKAGNGFGYGLVDFNSSTRTLSARYYKDGSEILIPQKGQNPRRLTPRECARLQGFPENYRIVVSDAAAYKQFGNSVAVPVVEKIAECMIKALKAKKVVDSYNRSKYFYDNNRDEAIARASQYGQFFYKFISANDIGKTGSHQSGIYIPKDSWSILFDKPGEKEVNKERAVRIYWEQLDLHSDSMFKWYGKKSRSEYRITRFGKKFPLFSDSYLGDLLIFIKVNSDEYLGYVLSGKDADSFLETFSISPTENVGNYGLIDNIEKSDLGLSDKLNEGLVNSVSNKMLTPRQISQKAQNLYFNSNSLVDMEIDNTNVDALLLELIELEYMITKSLEKSIYQDKLQKPFNDLELLLEFASTAAQTRQLRTELTFQFHLDFIFKQSKLNYEFQVVTSKKRGFRFISNNNEKVNLLSLVTCKENWRDYLNPEGPPLFIVTLEKGMSAKTLEDMELSNVSLVVPNKYLSFYPIEYRSKILSLSNFCGLMDTKKKEL, encoded by the coding sequence ATGGAAAGAAAAGATAAAAGAATAAAACGCTTGTTCGCATGTGGTTTGGGTGTTAAAATAAAATATTATGCTGCAAGATTACTTCATAATAGTAAAGAGGAAACTATAATGTTTAAGTTTATAGATTTATTTGCTGGAATAGGTGGTATACGTATTGCCTTTGAAAAACAGGGTGGTAAATGTGTATTCTCATCCGAGTGGGACCAAAAGGCACAGGAGACCTATGAAGCCAATTTTGGATATAGACCAGTAGGTGACATACGTGATGTATCTTCTGAGCAAATTCCAGACCATGATATTCTTTTAGCAGGTTTCCCATGTCAACCTTTCAGTCTTGCTGGAGTTTCTAAGAAGAATTCCTTAGGTCGGAGCCATGGGTTTGCAGATGAAACACAGGGTACTTTATTTTTCGAAATTGCTCGAATTATTCGTGCTAAAAGGCCCAAAGCCTTTTTATTAGAAAATGTAAAAAACCTTAGGTCTCATGATGATAATAAAACCTTTCGTACGATTATGAGAGTTCTGCAAAAGGAACTGGGTTATAAGGTGTATGATGCGATTCTTGATGCTAAGGGATTAGTGCCCCAACATCGAGAGCGTATATACTTAGTTGGATTTTTAGATCCAATAGCATTCGAGTTCCCTACGCTTCCTGAACAAGGCCCTCCAGTTAGTTCGATATTAGAACAACAAGTCGATGAAAAGTACACATTGACTGATAACTTGTGGAAATATCTTCAGAGCTATGCTGAAAAACACCAAAAAGCAGGAAATGGTTTTGGTTATGGGCTAGTTGATTTTAATAGTTCAACGCGAACATTATCCGCACGATATTACAAAGATGGTTCAGAAATTTTAATTCCACAAAAGGGCCAGAATCCAAGACGGTTAACCCCACGTGAGTGTGCTAGATTGCAAGGGTTTCCTGAAAACTATCGTATTGTAGTTTCCGATGCAGCTGCGTACAAGCAGTTTGGTAATTCAGTAGCTGTACCGGTAGTTGAAAAAATAGCAGAATGTATGATTAAAGCTTTAAAAGCAAAGAAAGTTGTAGATAGCTATAATAGAAGTAAGTATTTTTATGATAATAATAGAGATGAAGCAATTGCTAGGGCATCGCAATATGGACAATTTTTCTATAAGTTTATTTCAGCAAACGATATTGGGAAAACCGGATCTCATCAATCAGGAATATATATTCCAAAAGACTCTTGGTCAATCTTGTTTGATAAACCGGGAGAAAAAGAAGTGAATAAAGAGAGAGCTGTGAGAATTTATTGGGAGCAATTAGATTTACACAGTGATAGTATGTTTAAGTGGTATGGTAAAAAGTCAAGAAGTGAATATAGAATAACTCGTTTCGGAAAAAAATTCCCTTTATTTTCCGATAGTTATTTAGGCGATCTTTTAATTTTTATTAAGGTTAATAGTGATGAATATCTAGGTTATGTGCTATCAGGAAAAGATGCTGATTCTTTCCTAGAAACATTTTCAATATCTCCAACTGAAAATGTTGGTAATTATGGGTTAATTGATAATATTGAAAAAAGTGACTTGGGCTTGTCTGACAAGCTAAATGAAGGTCTTGTTAATTCAGTATCAAACAAAATGCTCACTCCACGACAGATTTCACAAAAGGCACAGAACTTGTATTTCAATTCTAATTCTTTAGTAGATATGGAGATTGATAATACTAATGTTGATGCTTTACTTCTCGAGTTAATTGAACTTGAGTACATGATAACTAAATCATTAGAGAAAAGTATATATCAAGATAAGCTCCAAAAGCCATTCAATGATCTCGAGTTATTATTAGAGTTTGCCTCCACAGCTGCACAAACCAGACAACTGAGAACTGAGTTGACATTTCAATTCCATTTAGACTTTATCTTTAAGCAGTCAAAATTGAATTACGAATTCCAAGTAGTGACTTCGAAAAAACGTGGATTTAGATTCATAAGTAATAACAATGAAAAAGTGAATTTACTTTCGCTAGTTACATGTAAAGAGAATTGGAGGGATTACTTAAATCCTGAAGGACCTCCGCTATTTATTGTAACTTTAGAAAAAGGTATGAGTGCTAAAACCTTGGAAGATATGGAGTTAAGTAACGTTTCATTAGTTGTGCCAAACAAATATCTTTCCTTTTATCCTATTGAATATCGTTCCAAGATACTTTCCCTCTCAAATTTCTGTGGTTTGATGGATACTAAAAAAAAGGAATTATAG
- a CDS encoding DEAD/DEAH box helicase gives MNNHGKWIIVEDKYLSIQLISGASFIPTAKDIYMAEFKRKLIINEIHISKPSDQLFGIKISKFPLDLRLKLVNKDGVGITAESIVLHNNQNIIVSSFDKGLSDHLIIDGTWYPYVNGANEKIANLLTQVGIKELDKINLRQYVNLRSSGNPYILDEVTSLPLDKSAVLDKSVLDIPGFIGKLYPYQYQGYRWLQMISDQDAGCILADEMGLGKTAQIIALLSSEGSRNNNPSLVVAPVTLLENWKREFAKFAPSLKILIHQGARRTGLYSDMLDFQVVITSYETVLRDLSIIEMIDWNIVVTDEAQAIKNPSAKRTIAIKQIPRRTSIAVTGTPVENRLIDLWSLADFSFPSFLGDINQFEMNYPEEVLGASSLEPVISPIMLRRRVKEVAGDLPERIDIPQVLELSDSEIEGYESLRQSIIEEYGKNASLVSLIKLRMYCTHPFLKQDHKDDDDPSNFVKYKRMIEILEEIISNKEKAIIFTSYTKMTDIMVGDLSIRLGIYCDFIDGRVEVGDRQIKIDTFGNIDGSAVLILNPRAAGSGLNITAANHVIHYNLEWNPALEDQASARAYRRGQTRPVNVYKLYLADTVEETINDRVERKRALSDTAVVGTDGSNDYTDILQALMKSPSIKRSNDSHETNN, from the coding sequence ATGAACAATCATGGCAAATGGATCATCGTTGAAGATAAATATCTATCTATTCAGTTGATTTCGGGAGCCTCATTTATACCAACTGCTAAAGATATATATATGGCAGAGTTTAAACGGAAGCTAATAATAAATGAAATACATATTTCCAAACCATCTGATCAGCTTTTTGGTATAAAAATTTCAAAATTCCCATTAGATCTACGATTAAAACTTGTTAATAAAGACGGTGTAGGAATCACAGCTGAATCAATAGTTTTACATAATAATCAAAATATTATTGTATCCAGCTTTGATAAGGGATTATCAGACCACCTAATAATTGATGGTACTTGGTACCCTTATGTAAATGGTGCAAATGAAAAAATTGCAAACCTTTTAACACAAGTAGGAATCAAGGAACTTGATAAAATCAACTTGCGACAATACGTAAACCTTCGTTCTAGCGGTAATCCTTATATATTAGATGAAGTTACCTCCTTGCCTTTAGATAAAAGTGCAGTGCTGGATAAATCAGTGCTGGATATACCTGGTTTTATTGGCAAGCTGTATCCTTACCAGTACCAAGGATACCGTTGGTTACAAATGATTTCAGACCAAGATGCTGGATGTATACTAGCAGATGAAATGGGTCTTGGTAAAACTGCACAAATTATCGCCTTGTTATCAAGTGAAGGCAGTAGAAACAACAATCCTTCGTTAGTTGTAGCACCTGTTACCTTACTAGAAAACTGGAAAAGAGAATTCGCCAAATTCGCACCAAGTCTAAAGATATTAATTCATCAAGGTGCAAGACGCACAGGTCTATATTCTGATATGTTAGATTTTCAAGTGGTAATCACTTCTTATGAAACTGTCCTTCGGGATTTATCCATTATTGAGATGATTGATTGGAACATTGTTGTAACAGATGAAGCACAAGCGATTAAGAATCCCTCCGCAAAACGAACCATAGCTATAAAGCAAATTCCACGCAGAACTTCAATCGCAGTGACAGGAACACCTGTGGAAAATAGACTAATTGATTTATGGTCTTTGGCTGATTTTTCCTTCCCTAGTTTTCTAGGTGATATTAATCAATTTGAAATGAACTACCCTGAGGAGGTTTTGGGTGCAAGTTCTTTAGAACCGGTTATTTCACCTATAATGTTACGTAGACGCGTAAAAGAGGTAGCAGGGGACCTACCAGAACGTATCGATATTCCACAAGTATTGGAGTTATCCGATAGCGAAATTGAAGGATACGAAAGCTTAAGGCAAAGTATAATTGAGGAATACGGTAAGAACGCCTCATTAGTATCTCTTATTAAGCTAAGAATGTATTGTACCCACCCCTTCTTGAAGCAAGATCACAAAGATGATGATGATCCTAGTAATTTTGTTAAATATAAACGGATGATTGAAATACTTGAAGAGATTATTTCTAACAAAGAAAAGGCGATTATCTTTACTTCCTATACAAAAATGACCGATATAATGGTTGGTGATCTTTCCATTAGGCTTGGAATATACTGTGATTTTATAGATGGACGAGTTGAGGTAGGTGATCGTCAGATAAAAATTGATACCTTCGGGAATATCGATGGATCAGCGGTTTTAATTTTAAATCCAAGAGCTGCCGGATCAGGCTTGAATATAACTGCAGCAAATCACGTCATACATTATAATTTAGAATGGAACCCAGCTTTAGAGGACCAAGCATCAGCTAGAGCCTATCGAAGGGGTCAAACAAGGCCTGTAAATGTATATAAGCTTTATCTGGCCGATACAGTTGAAGAAACGATAAATGACCGTGTTGAGCGAAAAAGAGCACTCTCTGACACAGCTGTTGTCGGCACAGATGGTTCTAATGATTATACTGATATACTCCAAGCATTAATGAAATCCCCATCCATAAAGAGGAGTAATGATAGCCATGAAACAAACAACTGA
- a CDS encoding EcoRII N-terminal effector-binding domain-containing protein: MKQTTDKPNAISKVLSPNDTGETGGHQAGMLIPKVDGVLSFFPTLGSATKNPRYRLNFLDDIGQVWKFNFIYYNNRFFGGTRNEYRLTGMTSFIKQNNLKAGDSIILKGNTEEDQLEIHYERYNNIDEAEDDIIHLGSSWKVINI, encoded by the coding sequence ATGAAACAAACAACTGATAAACCTAATGCAATTAGTAAAGTATTAAGCCCCAATGACACCGGTGAGACTGGTGGACATCAAGCTGGAATGTTAATTCCCAAAGTCGATGGTGTGCTGTCTTTTTTCCCCACCTTGGGATCAGCTACCAAAAACCCCCGTTACAGACTTAACTTCCTTGATGATATTGGTCAGGTATGGAAATTTAATTTTATTTATTATAATAATCGCTTTTTTGGTGGCACAAGAAATGAATATCGTTTAACCGGGATGACATCTTTCATTAAACAGAATAACCTAAAAGCCGGAGATTCAATCATATTAAAAGGAAACACAGAAGAAGATCAGTTGGAGATACACTACGAGCGGTATAATAATATTGATGAAGCAGAGGACGATATCATTCACCTTGGTTCATCATGGAAGGTGATTAATATATGA
- a CDS encoding ATP-binding protein, with translation MKTKNLPPRATRMIEGLRDTGYEFNTAMADVIDNSIAANASSIEIDILMDFAGDISIYIADNGCGMNEQGLDDAMTYGSLERPDPSSLGKFGLGLKTASTAFCRCLSVITRAGAGIDPIKARWDLDYISDVAKDWVLQFPEIDPYELELLEKVTGGSSGTIVVWENVDRVMKAYSDQGGPHARKALDKIVDNLREHVAMVFERFLDTNFTTAPNVVIKLNQDPVIPWDPFCKSEPETKLVAKKIQPVIIDEYGAKTTFDIKAYVIPRKEGFTSEDAWKLAKLNNDMQGFYIYRENRLIHYGDWLGMFRNEPHGTLLRIEFSFDHTLDDAFNVDIKKSRIMLTGELYNWLKEKFLPAPRRVGDDRYRKGVSSTVNKVSKGAHDGSNAGIGSREKEVQISKIEVKNPGVNEVEVTNKKGKFTIKIPVIDPVKEGELFVQPVESIDEGMLWEPCIIGEHHAVRINTKHSYYHKVYVPNLASGVTIQGMDSLLWALSEAELGTINDSTRYHLKELRYEVSKILRRLVEDLPEPEINNE, from the coding sequence ATGAAAACTAAAAATCTACCCCCACGGGCTACAAGAATGATCGAAGGTCTAAGGGATACTGGATATGAATTTAATACAGCTATGGCTGATGTCATTGATAACTCTATCGCTGCAAATGCATCCTCAATTGAGATTGATATCTTAATGGACTTTGCTGGTGATATAAGTATTTATATTGCCGATAATGGTTGTGGGATGAATGAACAGGGCCTCGATGACGCAATGACTTATGGTTCATTAGAAAGGCCCGATCCAAGTAGCTTAGGTAAGTTTGGATTAGGATTAAAAACAGCATCAACTGCCTTTTGTAGATGCTTATCAGTAATAACACGTGCTGGAGCCGGTATTGACCCAATAAAAGCCAGATGGGATCTTGATTACATTAGCGACGTTGCTAAAGATTGGGTACTTCAATTTCCTGAGATTGATCCCTATGAGTTGGAATTACTTGAGAAAGTCACTGGTGGTAGTTCAGGAACTATAGTTGTTTGGGAAAACGTGGACAGAGTAATGAAGGCATATTCAGATCAAGGTGGACCTCATGCTCGAAAAGCTTTAGATAAAATTGTAGATAATTTAAGAGAACATGTGGCAATGGTTTTTGAACGCTTTCTTGATACGAACTTTACCACTGCACCAAATGTGGTAATCAAATTAAACCAAGACCCAGTTATACCTTGGGACCCATTTTGCAAATCAGAACCAGAAACCAAATTGGTAGCTAAGAAAATTCAACCTGTAATTATTGATGAATACGGTGCAAAAACAACCTTTGATATTAAAGCTTATGTCATACCAAGGAAAGAAGGATTCACCTCCGAAGATGCTTGGAAGCTCGCAAAACTGAACAATGATATGCAAGGATTTTATATATATCGTGAAAATCGATTAATTCATTACGGAGATTGGCTTGGAATGTTCCGCAATGAGCCCCATGGAACATTACTTAGAATAGAATTCTCCTTTGATCATACTTTGGACGATGCTTTTAATGTAGATATTAAAAAGTCCAGAATTATGTTAACGGGTGAGCTATATAACTGGCTTAAAGAAAAGTTCTTGCCTGCGCCTAGACGAGTTGGCGATGATAGATATAGAAAGGGTGTAAGTAGTACAGTCAATAAGGTGTCCAAAGGCGCACATGATGGTTCAAATGCTGGTATTGGTTCTCGTGAAAAAGAAGTTCAAATATCAAAAATAGAAGTCAAAAACCCAGGTGTTAATGAAGTTGAGGTAACTAACAAGAAAGGTAAATTCACAATTAAGATACCTGTGATTGACCCAGTAAAAGAAGGTGAGCTTTTTGTACAACCAGTTGAGTCTATTGATGAAGGAATGTTGTGGGAACCTTGTATAATTGGTGAACATCATGCGGTTAGAATCAATACAAAGCATTCATATTATCATAAAGTGTACGTACCTAATCTAGCCTCAGGAGTAACTATTCAAGGAATGGATTCGCTTCTATGGGCTCTTAGTGAGGCCGAGTTAGGAACAATTAATGATTCTACAAGGTATCATCTGAAAGAACTGCGTTATGAAGTATCGAAGATACTAAGAAGATTAGTAGAGGATCTTCCAGAACCGGAGATCAATAATGAATAG
- a CDS encoding HNH endonuclease: MNRINLVLLDDRLTEQFGIIIQSEFVNNSIEIRPQDLPRGNGFIIRGSLGWRNLSLEFIPDNFAGPLIRAMGLADQQKKVLFCSIASTIKPTTEDLNFRLNSIDQNPMDTSTWPNQWNKLNLKVIKIPVYSEEINPNELQELFEVLVAKILGMIVCLLPLEESVVEHSSIGLPEGAVTRVEVNRYERSVLNREACIMIHGCICKACGFDFHKYYGVMGQGFIHVHHVTPVSAIGPNYIVNPTTDLVPVCPNCHSMLHKRNPPFTVDDLKLIISKNT; encoded by the coding sequence ATGAATAGAATTAATTTAGTTCTATTGGATGATCGTTTAACTGAACAATTTGGCATCATCATTCAATCAGAGTTTGTTAATAACTCGATTGAAATTAGACCTCAAGATCTTCCTCGGGGTAATGGGTTTATCATAAGAGGTTCTTTAGGTTGGCGAAACTTAAGCCTTGAGTTTATACCCGACAACTTCGCTGGTCCCTTAATTCGTGCCATGGGTTTAGCAGATCAACAAAAGAAAGTGCTGTTTTGTTCGATAGCTAGTACAATAAAACCGACAACTGAAGACCTAAACTTTCGTTTAAATTCAATTGATCAAAATCCTATGGATACTTCTACATGGCCTAATCAATGGAATAAACTTAATTTAAAAGTAATAAAGATACCGGTATACAGTGAAGAGATAAATCCAAATGAACTACAAGAATTATTTGAGGTACTGGTCGCTAAAATACTGGGTATGATTGTTTGCTTGCTTCCCTTAGAAGAGAGTGTTGTTGAGCACTCAAGTATAGGTTTACCCGAAGGTGCTGTAACAAGAGTAGAGGTCAATCGATATGAAAGAAGCGTTTTGAACAGGGAAGCTTGCATCATGATCCACGGTTGTATATGTAAAGCTTGTGGTTTCGATTTCCATAAATATTACGGAGTTATGGGTCAGGGTTTTATTCATGTACATCATGTTACGCCTGTGTCAGCAATTGGACCAAATTATATTGTTAATCCCACAACCGACTTAGTTCCTGTCTGCCCAAATTGCCATTCAATGCTGCATAAAAGAAATCCACCATTTACGGTAGATGATCTGAAGTTAATTATCAGTAAGAACACTTAG
- a CDS encoding HTH-like domain-containing protein, with protein MVNSQSAGFIRSFIEIHLITEKLNGGFNLGVQELGRILCEMYNKAPHGKQVAKIHLFGVKYADIIRKNNYSVKDIVAASGINISYATEVSKGINLSEYVVPKE; from the coding sequence TTGGTAAATTCTCAGTCAGCAGGATTTATCAGGAGCTTCATAGAAATACATTTAATCACAGAAAAATTGAATGGGGGATTTAACTTGGGTGTTCAAGAGTTAGGAAGAATTCTATGTGAGATGTATAATAAGGCACCTCACGGAAAACAAGTTGCAAAAATTCATTTATTTGGTGTTAAATATGCAGATATCATTCGAAAGAATAACTACAGCGTCAAGGATATAGTAGCAGCGTCTGGTATAAACATTTCATATGCAACAGAAGTTAGTAAGGGAATAAATTTATCCGAATATGTGGTTCCAAAAGAATGA
- the rlmH gene encoding 23S rRNA (pseudouridine(1915)-N(3))-methyltransferase RlmH codes for MLIQIIGVGKLKEKYLINGIAEYAKRLTPYLKFQVIEVADEKAPDSLSEAEVGIVKAREGERILAHIKSEAHVIALAIDGKLWSSEELAAEIDRLGTYGTSHVVFVIGGSHGLSDEVMRRAQQRMSFGRMTLPHQLMRLVLVEQIYRAVKINRGEPYHK; via the coding sequence ATGCTTATTCAAATTATTGGCGTAGGAAAATTGAAGGAAAAGTACTTGATCAATGGCATTGCAGAGTATGCTAAACGGCTGACACCGTACTTGAAATTTCAGGTGATTGAGGTGGCAGATGAAAAAGCACCCGACTCTCTAAGCGAAGCAGAGGTCGGTATTGTTAAGGCGCGCGAGGGCGAACGCATCCTCGCGCACATAAAGAGCGAGGCGCATGTCATTGCGCTCGCGATTGACGGCAAGCTATGGAGCTCGGAAGAGCTTGCCGCAGAAATTGACAGGCTCGGCACCTACGGGACGAGCCATGTCGTGTTCGTCATCGGAGGGAGCCACGGGCTCTCCGATGAGGTCATGCGCCGCGCGCAGCAGCGCATGAGCTTTGGGCGCATGACGCTGCCCCATCAGCTCATGCGCCTGGTGCTGGTGGAGCAGATTTATCGCGCGGTGAAGATAAATCGGGGGGAACCGTATCATAAATGA
- a CDS encoding ArsR/SmtB family transcription factor has translation MKILFHPDRKDIQLASVLYALSDPIRLHIVSDIHRNGEQACNGFNVPIAKSTMSHHARTLRESGVVFTRVQGTQRILSLRTEDLNVRFPGLLDSILCAYEAGEMPDFAMEEREESK, from the coding sequence ATGAAAATACTATTTCATCCGGACCGCAAGGACATTCAGCTTGCTTCCGTATTGTATGCGCTCAGTGATCCGATTCGCCTCCATATCGTATCGGATATTCATAGAAATGGAGAACAGGCTTGCAACGGCTTCAACGTTCCGATCGCCAAATCCACCATGTCTCATCATGCCCGTACGCTGCGCGAGTCAGGGGTTGTGTTTACGCGGGTTCAAGGAACCCAGCGCATACTATCGCTGCGGACTGAGGATCTTAATGTACGATTCCCAGGTTTGCTGGATTCTATATTGTGTGCTTATGAAGCTGGGGAAATGCCGGATTTTGCAATGGAGGAGCGGGAGGAGAGTAAGTAG
- a CDS encoding MFS transporter yields MTSVNNLSANADHEASAPEATLPREGLLTLLFSIAVVLVIMNTAMFNLALPDVTEAFGITAASASWIVTGYSIMFSIASITYSRLSDFLPIRRLLVIGLLTLGFAAVAGFFSTNFIFLLIVRILQASGAGAVMSLSLVLFTRYVPQARRGKAMATIMSAVSLGLGLGPVAGGAIVEYLGWIWLFAVTAAILLLVPMFLILLPKEVPTRGSFDVLGGLLLGVGTTGLLLFLTSGLWVALVTGLVAIALFVGRIRSTPDPFVMPALFRNRSYLVLAVVGIASYLCSFATLFLLPQILTHRFGFSASHAGLVIFPGSLLAIFVSRSVGRIIDRYGNAGILRFAPLLVLTATVLFAVFAGRSWIAVMLIYMIMSLAFTTLSSSVSNEISRILPSSQIGSGMGLFQLLQFFSGAFSVAMAASALEWQRGLPLRAAYSNIYWGLSIAAMLAIISAIVYRKNNRGSSLTNMADAADA; encoded by the coding sequence ATGACTTCTGTAAATAACCTTTCCGCGAATGCGGATCATGAAGCCTCCGCTCCGGAAGCGACTCTTCCACGGGAAGGCCTGCTGACTCTTCTGTTCAGCATCGCTGTGGTTCTCGTAATCATGAATACAGCCATGTTCAATCTGGCACTGCCTGATGTAACTGAAGCCTTCGGCATTACAGCTGCATCCGCTTCTTGGATTGTTACCGGGTATTCCATTATGTTTTCGATTGCCTCAATCACGTACAGCCGGCTCTCTGATTTCTTGCCGATCCGCCGCCTGCTGGTGATAGGTCTGTTGACGCTGGGCTTTGCGGCTGTAGCCGGCTTCTTCAGCACCAACTTTATCTTTCTGCTTATCGTGCGCATTCTACAGGCGTCGGGCGCGGGCGCTGTAATGTCCTTATCTCTTGTTCTGTTTACACGTTATGTCCCGCAAGCCCGTCGCGGCAAAGCGATGGCGACGATTATGTCAGCCGTTTCACTCGGCCTAGGCCTTGGTCCGGTCGCGGGCGGAGCCATCGTCGAATATCTCGGCTGGATCTGGTTGTTCGCTGTAACGGCAGCTATTTTGCTTCTCGTGCCGATGTTCCTTATCCTGCTACCTAAAGAGGTGCCCACCCGAGGCTCCTTTGATGTGCTTGGTGGGCTGCTCTTGGGCGTCGGCACCACCGGTCTGCTGCTGTTCCTGACGAGTGGGTTGTGGGTGGCCTTGGTCACCGGACTTGTCGCCATCGCTTTATTTGTTGGCCGTATCCGCAGCACGCCCGACCCATTTGTAATGCCCGCGCTTTTCCGTAACCGCTCATATCTCGTGTTGGCGGTGGTCGGAATCGCCTCCTATCTGTGCAGCTTCGCCACCTTGTTCCTGCTGCCACAGATTTTGACTCATCGCTTTGGCTTCAGTGCAAGTCATGCCGGGCTTGTGATCTTTCCCGGATCGCTGCTCGCAATCTTCGTCTCCCGTTCCGTCGGACGAATCATCGACCGTTATGGCAATGCGGGGATATTGCGTTTCGCTCCACTACTTGTGCTGACTGCTACCGTCCTGTTCGCTGTTTTTGCGGGACGATCCTGGATTGCCGTCATGCTCATCTATATGATTATGAGTCTTGCCTTCACTACATTGTCCAGTAGTGTATCCAATGAAATCTCACGGATTCTGCCTTCCTCACAAATCGGCTCCGGGATGGGGCTGTTCCAGTTACTGCAATTCTTTAGTGGCGCCTTCAGCGTAGCTATGGCCGCAAGCGCACTGGAATGGCAGCGTGGGCTGCCGCTCCGGGCCGCTTACTCAAACATCTACTGGGGACTCTCTATTGCAGCAATGCTTGCCATCATCTCAGCAATTGTCTACCGCAAGAACAACCGAGGTAGCTCCCTGACCAATATGGCAGATGCAGCAGATGCATAA
- a CDS encoding CxxH/CxxC protein, whose amino-acid sequence MYVVCKEHVELAIDLFVDEYEDAPDVVDLKETEFSDWDPPAKCTQCEKNAEYLVV is encoded by the coding sequence ATGTATGTAGTATGTAAAGAACATGTAGAATTAGCTATTGATTTGTTTGTGGACGAGTATGAAGATGCACCAGATGTAGTGGATTTGAAGGAAACGGAATTCTCTGACTGGGACCCGCCGGCAAAGTGCACCCAATGTGAGAAGAACGCTGAATATTTGGTGGTCTAA